The following are encoded in a window of Paenibacillus polymyxa genomic DNA:
- the aroB gene encoding 3-dehydroquinate synthase: MSTLTVQLGERSYPIHIGRGLLHRAGELLKERGIAQKSPLLIVSDENVAGFYLATLESNLQASGYKTVSFVVKPGETSKSLAVFEQVITAATEGGLDRNSAVIALGGGVVGDLAGFVAASYMRGVKFVQIPTTILAHDSSVGGKVGINHPLAKNMIGAFHQPELVLYDVDTLSTLPPREVSAGLAEMIKHGLIWDADFAQWCRDHATDLLALDATALEYGLEKGCSVKAEVVSRDERENDLRAILNLGHTIGHAIEAIAGYGEFLHGEAISIGMVGSALLGVKLGADPSLVDETKEMLSSLRLPTSLPSHLDTDRLLDAMMHDKKFKEGSITFVVPRSIGHVEVVKDISVSYIRQVIEQLKEGA; encoded by the coding sequence ATGAGTACGCTGACGGTACAGCTTGGGGAACGTTCTTATCCTATTCATATCGGACGAGGGCTTTTACATCGAGCCGGAGAGTTGTTGAAGGAACGAGGAATTGCGCAAAAAAGCCCGTTGTTGATTGTTTCTGACGAAAATGTAGCGGGATTCTACTTGGCAACATTGGAGAGCAATCTTCAGGCATCTGGCTACAAGACAGTGTCCTTTGTCGTTAAGCCAGGTGAAACCTCCAAGTCGCTTGCTGTATTTGAGCAGGTCATAACAGCAGCCACTGAGGGCGGCTTGGATCGCAATTCAGCCGTTATTGCACTTGGTGGTGGTGTGGTGGGCGATTTGGCTGGATTTGTGGCGGCTTCTTATATGAGAGGTGTCAAGTTTGTACAGATCCCCACTACGATCCTTGCCCATGACAGTAGCGTGGGCGGTAAGGTTGGCATCAATCATCCTTTGGCGAAAAATATGATAGGAGCCTTCCATCAACCGGAACTTGTGTTGTATGACGTAGATACGTTGTCAACACTACCTCCTCGTGAGGTATCTGCGGGGCTTGCTGAAATGATCAAGCATGGCTTGATCTGGGATGCTGATTTCGCCCAGTGGTGCCGTGACCATGCGACTGATTTACTTGCGCTGGATGCGACAGCTCTGGAGTACGGTCTGGAAAAGGGATGTTCCGTAAAAGCCGAAGTGGTGTCGCGCGATGAACGAGAAAATGATTTGCGCGCTATTCTAAACCTAGGTCATACGATTGGTCATGCGATTGAAGCCATTGCGGGATACGGTGAGTTTTTACACGGGGAAGCCATTTCTATTGGTATGGTCGGCTCCGCACTTTTGGGCGTGAAGCTGGGGGCAGATCCTTCTTTGGTAGATGAAACGAAGGAGATGTTGTCTTCGCTACGGCTACCGACCTCCCTTCCGTCACATCTCGATACAGATCGACTGCTGGACGCGATGATGCATGACAAAAAGTTCAAAGAAGGCAGCATTACTTTTGTCGTCCCACGTAGCATCGGGCACGTGGAGGTTGTGAAGGATATTTCCGTCTCTTACATCCGACAAGTTATTGAACAGTTAAAAGAGGGGGCGTAA
- the aroH gene encoding chorismate mutase, translating to MYNRGIRGATTVVNNEENEILEATCQLLEEIVSYNEIQPEDISNVWITVTHDLDTAFPAKAIRQLDGWDMVPLMCALEIPVAGSLPKCIRLMVQVNTDKSQREIKHVYLNGAQALRPDLASQGK from the coding sequence ATGTACAATCGGGGAATTCGTGGCGCGACGACCGTAGTGAATAATGAAGAAAACGAAATTTTGGAAGCAACATGCCAACTATTGGAGGAAATTGTATCCTACAATGAAATTCAGCCGGAGGATATTAGTAACGTATGGATTACGGTGACCCATGACCTGGATACTGCCTTTCCAGCCAAGGCCATTCGTCAGCTTGATGGCTGGGATATGGTTCCGCTCATGTGTGCATTAGAAATTCCTGTGGCAGGCAGTTTACCCAAGTGCATCCGTTTGATGGTACAGGTGAACACCGATAAATCCCAGCGGGAAATTAAACATGTATATTTGAACGGAGCACAGGCGTTAAGACCGGATCTGGCTTCCCAAGGGAAATAA
- the aroC gene encoding chorismate synthase, translating into MSLRYLTAGETHGPQLTAIVEGMPSNLKLDFEELNFQLHRRQKGYGRGRRMQIEKDTAKIAGGVRHGYTTGAPIALVVENNDWKHWQNIMNIEPIEGSDEEKRRVHRPRPGHADLNGGMKYNLKDLRNVLERSSARETAIRVACGGLARQLLAEFGIKVAGQVIRIGEIEAPYRDLPIDELIAVTEASSVRVTDPETEKKMEAYIDLIKQEGDSVGGVVECIVEGVPIGLGSHVQYDRKLDARIAQGVMSINAFKGVEIGIGFEAGELRGSQVHDEILYDEERGYHRRTNRLGGFEGGMTNGMPVVVRGVMKPIPTLYKPLQSVDIDTKEAFTAQVERSDACAVPAASVVMEHVVAWEIAKALLEKFGGDSIEEIRANIASYEEQLGRY; encoded by the coding sequence ATGAGTTTACGTTATTTAACCGCGGGGGAAACGCATGGTCCCCAGCTAACTGCCATTGTAGAGGGTATGCCGAGCAATTTAAAATTGGATTTTGAGGAATTGAATTTTCAGCTGCACCGTCGTCAGAAAGGATATGGACGGGGTCGGCGTATGCAGATTGAAAAAGATACGGCGAAAATTGCCGGAGGCGTACGTCACGGCTATACCACGGGTGCACCGATTGCGCTGGTTGTGGAAAATAACGATTGGAAGCACTGGCAGAACATTATGAATATTGAGCCTATTGAAGGCAGTGATGAAGAAAAACGTCGGGTTCACCGACCACGTCCGGGTCATGCGGATTTGAATGGCGGAATGAAATACAACCTGAAGGATCTTCGTAACGTGCTGGAGCGCTCCAGTGCACGCGAAACAGCAATTCGTGTGGCATGCGGCGGTTTGGCCCGTCAATTGCTGGCTGAGTTCGGAATCAAGGTGGCAGGTCAGGTCATCCGCATTGGGGAAATCGAAGCTCCTTACCGTGATCTGCCGATTGATGAGCTGATTGCCGTGACAGAAGCCTCCTCGGTGAGAGTAACCGATCCAGAAACCGAAAAGAAAATGGAAGCATATATTGATCTGATCAAGCAAGAAGGTGATTCAGTCGGTGGGGTAGTGGAATGTATTGTAGAAGGTGTTCCGATTGGTCTGGGCAGTCATGTACAGTATGATCGGAAGCTGGATGCACGTATCGCACAAGGCGTCATGTCGATTAATGCATTTAAAGGCGTGGAAATCGGCATTGGCTTTGAAGCAGGAGAATTGCGCGGTTCACAGGTGCATGACGAGATCCTATATGATGAGGAACGTGGGTATCACCGTCGTACCAATCGTTTGGGTGGTTTTGAGGGTGGTATGACGAATGGAATGCCAGTTGTGGTTCGTGGCGTAATGAAGCCGATTCCTACACTCTACAAGCCTCTGCAAAGCGTCGACATTGATACAAAGGAAGCGTTCACTGCACAGGTTGAGCGTTCGGATGCATGTGCAGTACCCGCGGCTAGCGTAGTTATGGAGCATGTGGTAGCTTGGGAGATTGCGAAAGCTTTGCTAGAAAAATTCGGCGGGGATTCGATTGAAGAGATTCGTGCGAATATTGCATCCTACGAAGAACAACTGGGGCGGTACTAA
- a CDS encoding CheR family methyltransferase: MTDMELGQTDPDYTAFIRKIKDSTGIDLAQYKEAQMKRRLTTLRNKNGFPSFVSFYDAMMKEKPLFYEFLDRMTINVSEFWRNPNRWEVLRDTILPQLLVGKQKLKLWSAACSTGEEPYSLAMVLDGKGILGNCSITASDIDDGALAKAKEGKYLERSLKDVPEQVASKYFKPDGAMYRIDDRLKQAVKFQKQNLLLDRFEDGYDLIICRNVMIYFTEEAKHTLYQKFAASLRPGGVLFVGSTEQIFSPNQYGLESTETFFYRKKA; encoded by the coding sequence ATGACGGATATGGAACTGGGTCAGACGGACCCCGATTACACAGCGTTTATCCGCAAAATCAAGGACAGCACAGGTATTGATCTTGCACAATACAAAGAAGCACAGATGAAAAGGCGGTTAACTACGCTTCGCAACAAAAACGGGTTTCCCAGTTTTGTTTCTTTTTATGATGCCATGATGAAGGAAAAACCTCTATTCTATGAATTTCTGGATCGGATGACGATCAATGTTTCGGAATTTTGGCGAAATCCCAATCGGTGGGAAGTGCTGCGGGATACAATCTTGCCACAACTGCTTGTAGGAAAGCAGAAGCTTAAGCTGTGGAGTGCGGCCTGCTCGACTGGTGAAGAGCCTTATAGCCTGGCTATGGTTCTCGACGGTAAAGGGATTTTAGGAAATTGCTCCATTACAGCTTCCGACATTGATGATGGTGCATTGGCAAAAGCCAAGGAAGGTAAATATTTGGAGCGTTCGCTCAAGGATGTACCTGAGCAGGTAGCTAGCAAATATTTCAAGCCGGATGGTGCGATGTATCGAATTGATGACCGTTTGAAACAAGCCGTGAAATTTCAAAAGCAAAACTTGCTGCTGGATCGGTTTGAGGATGGCTATGATCTCATTATCTGTCGAAATGTAATGATTTATTTTACAGAAGAGGCCAAACATACGTTGTATCAAAAGTTTGCAGCCAGTCTTCGTCCCGGCGGTGTGTTATTTGTCGGTAGCACAGAGCAAATCTTTTCTCCTAACCAATATGGTCTGGAATCGACGGAAACCTTTTTTTATCGCAAAAAAGCATAA
- the trpD gene encoding anthranilate phosphoribosyltransferase has translation MERHDMMQVGLSRIIEGQHLSRTEARSVMEQIMSGSATQAQIGGLLTALRLKGETVDEITGFAEAMRSYASPVQAEEGSGRLLDTCGTGGSGIHKFNISTISAIIAASVSVRVAKHGNRSASGRAGSADVLEALGVNIHLTSDQARSCLDRIGICFLFAQLYHPSMKHAAAPRRELGVRTVFNMLGPLTNPAGADRQLLGIYDANKTEVIAEVLNQLGSKRAMVVSSLDGLDEISISAATRVSELKDGKVHTFELHPSDLGLQTHSLDQVLGGDAQVNADIIRRILNGEHGAYRDVVLANAGACIYVSGAATTLTDGVARAAEAIDSGLAISKLDQLIQATGEYQYVS, from the coding sequence ATGGAACGACATGACATGATGCAAGTGGGGTTAAGCCGGATCATTGAGGGACAGCACCTTTCGCGTACGGAGGCCCGTAGCGTAATGGAACAGATTATGAGTGGAAGTGCTACACAGGCGCAAATTGGCGGGCTGCTGACGGCTCTTCGCCTCAAAGGGGAAACGGTAGATGAAATCACTGGTTTTGCCGAGGCTATGCGTAGCTACGCTAGTCCAGTGCAAGCTGAAGAAGGCAGCGGTCGTCTGCTGGACACATGTGGAACCGGAGGTTCGGGGATTCACAAGTTTAATATTTCCACGATATCCGCGATCATCGCAGCTTCGGTGTCTGTACGGGTAGCAAAGCATGGCAATCGTTCTGCAAGTGGCCGTGCCGGGAGCGCTGATGTCCTGGAGGCATTGGGAGTCAACATTCATTTGACGAGTGATCAGGCTAGGTCATGTCTGGACCGAATCGGCATCTGCTTTTTATTCGCACAGCTGTATCATCCGTCTATGAAGCATGCCGCCGCGCCGCGCCGCGAGCTGGGTGTGCGGACGGTATTCAATATGCTAGGTCCTTTGACGAATCCGGCTGGTGCGGATCGGCAGCTTTTGGGCATTTATGACGCCAACAAAACGGAAGTCATTGCCGAGGTATTGAACCAGCTCGGCTCCAAACGGGCCATGGTTGTCAGTAGTCTGGATGGGCTAGATGAAATTAGTATTTCAGCTGCGACACGAGTATCCGAACTGAAGGACGGCAAGGTTCACACGTTCGAGCTTCATCCGTCGGATCTGGGCTTGCAGACGCATTCTCTTGATCAAGTGCTGGGCGGCGACGCACAGGTTAACGCAGATATCATACGACGAATTTTAAACGGAGAGCATGGGGCTTATCGGGATGTTGTGTTAGCGAATGCAGGAGCGTGCATTTATGTATCAGGTGCAGCGACTACCTTGACGGACGGAGTAGCACGAGCGGCAGAAGCCATTGACTCAGGACTGGCAATTTCCAAGCTGGATCAATTAATACAGGCAACGGGGGAATATCAATATGTATCTTGA
- a CDS encoding polyprenyl synthetase family protein, with amino-acid sequence MKRLDLFGLLKKDMNFIEEELYRSIDSTEPLINDTSLHLLKAGGKRLRPVFVLLGGKFGEYDLDKLKRIAVPLELIHSASLVHDDVIDDAEMRRGQPTVKSKWDNRVAMYTGDYIYARALSIAAGLPNPDIHRVLSKALVQMSIGEMEQIRDFFNVDQSVRNYLLRIRRKTALLIAVSCQLGAMAAGARESINSLLYSYGYNVGMAFQIQDDLLDLCGTEKKIGKPPGSDMRQGNITLPVIYALEQPELRADLLAEIRRIQDGDGQGDARKAVDMIKKSEGIAKAEILADRYINKALNALDLLPDVKTKKTLRDIAHFVTRRSY; translated from the coding sequence ATGAAACGATTGGATTTGTTTGGTTTATTAAAGAAGGATATGAACTTTATAGAAGAAGAGTTGTACCGCAGTATCGACAGTACGGAGCCGTTGATTAATGATACGTCGCTTCATCTGCTTAAAGCAGGGGGCAAGCGTTTGCGTCCCGTATTTGTATTGCTGGGAGGCAAGTTTGGAGAATATGATCTGGACAAGCTCAAGCGTATAGCGGTACCTCTAGAACTGATTCATTCTGCCTCTCTCGTTCACGACGATGTGATTGACGATGCGGAAATGAGACGCGGTCAACCCACCGTGAAGTCCAAATGGGACAATCGGGTGGCTATGTACACCGGAGACTACATATATGCACGTGCGCTGTCTATTGCTGCTGGACTGCCGAATCCCGACATTCACCGGGTACTGTCTAAAGCGCTGGTGCAGATGTCCATTGGTGAAATGGAACAGATTCGTGATTTTTTTAATGTGGATCAGAGTGTGCGTAATTATTTGCTTCGCATACGGCGCAAAACAGCATTGTTGATTGCGGTTAGCTGCCAGTTGGGAGCTATGGCTGCAGGGGCACGGGAAAGTATCAATTCCCTGCTGTACAGCTATGGCTATAACGTAGGTATGGCTTTTCAAATTCAGGATGATCTGCTCGATCTGTGTGGCACGGAAAAAAAGATTGGCAAGCCGCCGGGCAGCGATATGAGACAGGGGAATATTACGCTTCCAGTGATTTATGCGCTCGAACAGCCTGAGCTGCGTGCAGATCTACTGGCTGAAATCCGCCGCATTCAGGATGGGGATGGGCAAGGAGATGCACGCAAAGCGGTGGATATGATCAAAAAAAGTGAAGGAATCGCTAAAGCTGAAATTCTCGCCGACCGATATATTAATAAAGCGCTAAACGCGCTGGACTTACTACCGGATGTCAAAACAAAAAAGACGCTACGCGATATTGCTCATTTTGTAACACGCCGCTCCTACTAA
- the trpE gene encoding anthranilate synthase component I, which yields MLTPHVEQVITMANEFNLIPVYKKVLADMETPIRIFRRYAERDRAFLLESVEGGEQWARHSFIGTDPFLMVSGKKGRLILEQHGKRQILNDKPIEALKALLRKYRSPKLKEMPPFTGGAIGFFGYDLLQYYEKLPEHLVDDLNMDDIRFMFCDQVIVFDHVKQQILLVGNVHVGEGFRDEDIRAAYADVERKLEETAQYLRKQSLPERLGSASIPDDVELGEIQSNVTKEQFISNVEQAKEYIRSGDIFQVVLSQRFHIDTEASPLQVYRVLRTMNPSPYMYYLKMDDEIIVGTSPEALVKVENGRVETRPIAGTRPRGVTETEDVALAEELLNDEKERAEHLMLVDLGRNDLGRVSQFGTVKCDTFMEIERYSHVMHIVSNVSGELREDKDFFDAFLSCLPAGTVSGAPKLRAMEIIAELEREARGPYAGAIGYLGFSGNMDACITIRTIVFKKNRAYVQAGAGIVWDSVPESEYQETVNKAKALLKAIRTAEVMFPATTQPYNSVINQDYLYTP from the coding sequence ATGTTAACGCCGCATGTGGAGCAAGTGATAACGATGGCGAATGAATTTAACCTGATTCCTGTGTACAAAAAAGTGCTGGCTGATATGGAGACGCCGATTCGGATTTTCCGTCGGTATGCCGAGCGGGACCGTGCCTTTCTGCTAGAGAGTGTAGAGGGAGGCGAACAGTGGGCGCGACATTCATTCATCGGTACAGATCCGTTTCTAATGGTCTCGGGTAAAAAAGGACGTTTGATATTGGAACAACACGGTAAACGGCAAATATTAAACGACAAGCCGATTGAAGCGCTCAAAGCATTGCTTCGTAAATACCGTAGTCCGAAACTGAAAGAAATGCCTCCATTTACAGGCGGGGCTATCGGATTTTTTGGATATGACCTGCTTCAATATTATGAAAAGCTACCAGAGCATTTGGTAGATGATTTGAATATGGATGATATTCGTTTTATGTTCTGCGATCAAGTCATTGTTTTTGATCATGTGAAGCAGCAAATTTTGCTGGTCGGCAATGTTCATGTAGGCGAAGGGTTCCGCGATGAGGACATTCGTGCTGCTTATGCTGACGTGGAACGCAAGTTGGAGGAAACGGCACAGTATTTGCGCAAGCAGTCTCTGCCTGAGCGATTAGGATCAGCCTCCATTCCTGATGATGTGGAACTGGGTGAGATCCAATCCAATGTGACGAAGGAACAGTTTATATCAAATGTAGAGCAGGCGAAGGAGTATATCCGCTCCGGTGATATTTTTCAGGTTGTACTATCCCAGCGTTTTCACATTGATACAGAGGCTTCACCTTTACAGGTATACCGCGTGCTGCGCACGATGAACCCGTCGCCATATATGTATTATTTGAAAATGGATGACGAGATCATCGTAGGCACTTCGCCTGAGGCACTCGTCAAGGTGGAAAACGGCCGGGTAGAAACCCGTCCTATTGCAGGAACGAGACCGCGTGGGGTAACGGAGACAGAAGATGTGGCACTTGCTGAAGAACTGTTAAACGATGAAAAAGAACGTGCAGAACATCTGATGCTGGTCGATTTGGGAAGAAATGATTTGGGCCGTGTATCACAGTTTGGCACAGTCAAATGCGATACGTTCATGGAGATTGAACGCTATTCCCATGTCATGCACATTGTATCCAATGTGTCAGGTGAGCTACGGGAGGACAAAGATTTCTTCGATGCTTTCCTGTCTTGTCTGCCAGCCGGCACCGTATCGGGGGCTCCGAAGCTACGAGCCATGGAGATTATTGCTGAGTTGGAGCGGGAAGCACGCGGACCCTATGCAGGGGCGATTGGATATTTAGGCTTCTCAGGCAATATGGACGCTTGCATTACGATTCGCACGATTGTGTTTAAAAAGAACCGGGCCTATGTCCAGGCAGGCGCTGGAATTGTGTGGGACTCGGTTCCGGAAAGCGAGTATCAGGAGACGGTGAACAAAGCGAAGGCATTGCTGAAGGCAATCCGTACGGCAGAAGTGATGTTCCCGGCAACGACACAGCCCTATAACAGCGTCATCAACCAGGATTATTTGTACACTCCGTAA
- the ndk gene encoding nucleoside-diphosphate kinase, with protein sequence MDRTFLMVKPDGVQRGLIGRIISRLEDKGFKMAAGKLVQVSREQAERHYAEHVGKPFFEELVGFITSGPVFAMVWEGDNIVTLSRLLIGKTQVTEALPGTIRGDFAAHTPFNLIHGSDSPESAEREIANFFLPEESVRYEKSVATWV encoded by the coding sequence ATGGATCGTACTTTTTTGATGGTTAAACCGGATGGTGTACAACGTGGACTGATTGGACGTATCATCAGTCGTCTGGAAGACAAAGGCTTCAAAATGGCAGCTGGCAAGCTTGTGCAAGTATCAAGAGAACAGGCAGAACGGCATTATGCAGAGCATGTGGGCAAGCCTTTTTTTGAAGAGCTTGTAGGCTTTATCACATCAGGCCCTGTGTTTGCTATGGTATGGGAAGGGGATAACATCGTTACGCTCTCCCGCTTGTTGATTGGTAAAACACAAGTAACCGAAGCTCTTCCGGGCACAATTCGTGGAGACTTTGCAGCACATACACCGTTTAACCTCATTCATGGTTCAGATTCACCGGAGAGCGCAGAGCGCGAGATTGCAAATTTTTTCCTGCCGGAAGAATCCGTTCGGTATGAAAAAAGTGTGGCGACCTGGGTATAA